One Chryseobacterium sp. StRB126 genomic region harbors:
- a CDS encoding serine hydrolase domain-containing protein: MKNSKLIFLLGVSLLPFKGFSQNKVIEGNVTTMKNRTSLSDKLSQYMKAQVDVNGFSGTVLIARKGSVLLREAYGYANYEWKIKTTPNTKYSLASVSKQFTAAAILQLAERKLLSVDDKLNTYFPDIPKGDQITLHMMLSHMSGLSMDFDELYLNQVSLTQNDVLNHIVQKKPLFTPGEQTAYSNIGYYLLARIIEKVSGKSYSEYLRENIFVPLKMNETGVMTNDEVVVNMADRYTRKEKNYNKNPYINWAFNIGHDGIYSTADDLLKWDRALYGTTVLSEKMKQLMFTSYNDQNFGYGFVVNPFYNQGHQLIAHDGGFFGAMTSLNRYVNDDLFIVILSNNQSPAYMLAYGLAAICFDKDVELPYHHQKVKNNGGLYPLFTGNYEGINILENNGKLYYKDLDIELFPESGTKFFRSDDDNRTVEFIKDPKGEYSTIKLTKAGVGEIRKKKD; encoded by the coding sequence ATGAAAAACTCAAAATTAATATTTCTTTTAGGAGTCAGCTTGCTTCCTTTCAAAGGCTTTTCACAAAATAAAGTAATTGAAGGAAATGTAACCACAATGAAGAATAGGACCAGCCTTTCTGATAAGTTGTCACAATATATGAAGGCCCAGGTAGATGTGAATGGATTTAGCGGTACTGTACTGATTGCCAGAAAAGGTTCTGTGCTTCTTCGGGAGGCTTATGGTTATGCAAATTATGAATGGAAAATAAAAACAACTCCCAATACAAAATACAGTTTGGCTTCTGTAAGCAAGCAGTTTACTGCTGCAGCTATTCTTCAACTGGCGGAACGTAAACTTTTATCAGTGGACGATAAGCTGAATACATATTTTCCAGACATTCCAAAAGGAGACCAGATCACCCTTCATATGATGCTCTCTCATATGTCCGGACTTTCGATGGATTTTGATGAACTCTATCTGAATCAGGTTTCCTTAACCCAGAATGACGTATTAAATCATATTGTACAAAAAAAACCCTTATTTACCCCCGGAGAGCAGACGGCATATAGTAATATTGGGTATTATTTGCTGGCTCGTATTATAGAAAAGGTAAGTGGTAAAAGCTATTCGGAGTATTTAAGAGAAAACATTTTTGTTCCATTGAAAATGAATGAAACTGGAGTGATGACCAATGATGAAGTAGTCGTCAATATGGCTGACAGATATACCAGAAAAGAAAAAAATTATAATAAAAATCCTTACATCAACTGGGCATTCAATATTGGGCATGATGGTATCTATTCAACAGCAGATGACCTTTTAAAATGGGATAGAGCTTTATATGGCACAACCGTTTTAAGTGAAAAGATGAAACAACTGATGTTTACCTCTTATAACGATCAAAATTTTGGATATGGCTTTGTGGTCAATCCTTTCTATAATCAGGGGCATCAATTAATTGCTCATGATGGAGGTTTCTTTGGGGCAATGACTTCCTTAAACCGCTATGTAAATGATGATTTGTTCATTGTTATTCTTTCTAATAACCAGTCTCCGGCATATATGTTGGCATATGGATTGGCTGCAATATGTTTTGATAAAGATGTAGAACTTCCTTATCATCATCAGAAGGTTAAAAACAATGGAGGACTTTACCCACTTTTTACAGGAAATTATGAGGGTATTAATATTCTTGAAAATAATGGAAAGCTCTATTATAAAGATCTTGATATTGAGCTGTTTCCGGAATCTGGTACTAAATTTTTTAGGTCAGATGATGATAACAGAACAGTGGAATTTATTAAAGATCCTAAGGGGGAATATTCAACGATTAAGCTGACTAAGGCAGGAGTAGGGGAGATACGAAAGAAAAAAGATTAA
- a CDS encoding serine hydrolase domain-containing protein, translating into MKNTFYLLVAALIMLSCQTRDNAATSKRDYSFLTDSLYIDKQLEKYKLPGFSLVVFENYKIVYSNQVGVKSMDSKAKLDVNTAFSTASITKPITALLCHILDEKRLINLDEPIDKYLKRWRLPKSKFTENNSPTWKQFLNHTAGTSQGEFEDHYEGDVIPTIKQSLLGQPPKICST; encoded by the coding sequence ATGAAAAATACCTTTTATTTACTAGTTGCTGCACTCATTATGTTGAGCTGTCAAACAAGGGATAATGCAGCAACTTCAAAAAGAGATTACAGCTTTCTTACTGACAGTTTGTATATTGATAAGCAATTAGAAAAGTACAAGCTTCCGGGATTTAGTCTTGTTGTTTTTGAAAATTATAAGATTGTTTACTCAAACCAGGTAGGAGTTAAATCAATGGATTCTAAAGCAAAATTAGATGTAAACACTGCTTTTTCTACAGCATCAATCACAAAGCCAATCACAGCACTTCTTTGCCATATCCTTGATGAAAAAAGGTTAATTAACCTGGATGAGCCCATTGATAAATACTTAAAACGCTGGCGTTTACCAAAAAGTAAGTTTACGGAGAATAATAGCCCAACCTGGAAACAGTTTTTAAATCATACGGCTGGCACAAGTCAGGGTGAATTTGAAGACCATTACGAAGGAGATGTTATTCCAACTATAAAACAAAGTCTTTTAGGGCAGCCCCCGAAGATATGCTCAACTTGA
- a CDS encoding serine hydrolase domain-containing protein — MKTSSKFLAVLLFASSFSFGQNITQKIDSIISDNYKKNPEVGISVGFINNNEEYYTAYGKLNAESQTKIDKNSIFEIASITKILTSNLIAQAVLEKKIKLDDYIDALLPKEYVLQPNLRNKIKISDLASHQSGLPDLDFPKLMELNPQQPVSSVTIETLAGIINTCSELKDYGQFRYSTIGYTLMGQILEKVYGKSYDEIIRAKIIKPLHMNSTLTKDFNVKNITTAHNPDGGIQEFFKWNITASAGLVKSNASDMVTYLKAVLNNEITVGKAAVITEKIVYKDEKRYMGLGLNMMTDDKNTIYSKSGDSMGQSSIICYNRNKKWGIIILLDYRNSKMRQDLLNKIYDTVLK, encoded by the coding sequence ATGAAAACTTCATCAAAATTTTTAGCAGTACTATTATTCGCAAGCAGTTTTTCTTTTGGACAAAACATTACCCAAAAAATTGATTCTATCATCAGCGATAATTATAAGAAAAATCCTGAGGTAGGAATTAGTGTTGGCTTTATCAATAACAATGAAGAATACTATACAGCCTATGGTAAGCTGAATGCAGAAAGTCAAACGAAAATTGATAAAAATTCCATCTTCGAAATTGCATCCATCACTAAAATACTGACTTCAAACTTAATTGCCCAGGCAGTTTTGGAGAAGAAAATAAAGTTAGATGATTATATAGACGCATTACTTCCCAAAGAATATGTACTACAGCCGAATCTTAGAAACAAAATTAAAATTTCAGATTTGGCATCACATCAGTCTGGATTACCTGATTTAGATTTTCCAAAATTGATGGAACTGAACCCGCAACAGCCTGTAAGCAGTGTGACCATAGAAACATTAGCGGGAATAATCAATACCTGCAGTGAGCTAAAAGACTATGGTCAATTTCGTTATTCTACCATAGGATATACTTTAATGGGGCAAATACTAGAGAAAGTGTATGGTAAGAGCTATGATGAAATTATCAGAGCTAAAATCATAAAGCCTTTACACATGAACAGTACATTAACTAAGGACTTTAATGTGAAAAATATAACGACGGCTCACAATCCGGACGGAGGCATTCAGGAATTTTTCAAGTGGAATATTACCGCATCTGCAGGATTGGTAAAATCTAATGCTTCTGATATGGTTACCTATTTAAAAGCAGTTTTAAATAATGAAATAACAGTTGGAAAAGCTGCTGTCATTACGGAAAAAATAGTGTATAAAGATGAAAAAAGATACATGGGATTGGGGCTGAACATGATGACGGATGATAAAAATACCATTTATTCGAAATCAGGAGATTCTATGGGACAGTCTTCCATCATCTGCTACAACAGGAATAAAAAATGGGGAATTATCATTCTTCTTGACTATAGAAACTCAAAAATGAGACAGGATCTGTTGAATAAAATCTACGATACAGTCTTGAAATAG
- a CDS encoding helix-turn-helix domain-containing protein, whose product MDKINVLIIVNTTSLFISLFLAFFLITLKTKHKISNALFAVFLVLNAIDISEPLFNMMVDGSSSLGMFRSTFAFLQIPVFYFYIISVCYSDFKLKPKYLLHLLPFLIVNLVLLPRFYTVDAASKMSFIQNRQNMIEFQFIHILIHLQIISYIIAVFRVLRKSKKLYLENYAGKSISSYHWLFQFTVVLTILYAVALLKNIFKFSDYPHISEGLKISLWVSSLFIFCWYLFKALNNPDLFRNVDSKLKLVSEIIAEEKSSEQPTIDEREYNEELIKLKKYMIEEKPFLNSSLTIQDISNNIGIPVRDLSLLINHQLGQHFYDFVNTYRIENAMDILKDTTKSKVTILEILYEVGFNSKSSFNTAFKKHTGNTPTSYRKNL is encoded by the coding sequence ATGGATAAAATTAATGTATTAATTATTGTAAATACAACCTCTTTATTCATTTCATTGTTTCTGGCATTTTTTCTGATTACACTCAAAACAAAGCACAAAATAAGTAATGCTCTGTTTGCTGTTTTTCTGGTGTTAAATGCAATAGATATTAGTGAGCCTTTGTTTAATATGATGGTTGATGGCTCATCCAGCCTGGGAATGTTTAGGTCTACCTTTGCTTTCTTGCAAATTCCTGTTTTTTATTTCTATATAATATCAGTGTGCTACTCTGATTTTAAGTTAAAGCCCAAATATTTACTGCATCTGCTCCCATTTTTAATTGTTAATTTGGTTTTACTGCCCCGCTTTTATACTGTAGATGCAGCATCGAAAATGAGTTTTATTCAGAACCGCCAAAATATGATAGAGTTCCAGTTCATTCATATTTTAATACATCTTCAGATTATTAGCTACATTATTGCTGTTTTTAGAGTACTGAGAAAATCTAAGAAACTATATCTTGAAAACTATGCAGGGAAAAGCATCAGTTCCTATCATTGGTTATTCCAGTTTACGGTTGTACTGACTATTTTATATGCGGTAGCTCTTTTAAAAAACATTTTTAAATTTTCAGATTATCCCCATATTTCTGAGGGGTTAAAGATTAGTCTTTGGGTTTCCTCTCTTTTTATTTTTTGCTGGTATTTATTCAAAGCATTAAACAACCCGGATCTTTTCAGAAATGTTGATTCAAAATTAAAACTCGTTTCTGAGATTATTGCAGAAGAAAAGAGCAGTGAGCAGCCCACAATAGATGAAAGAGAATATAATGAAGAGCTTATCAAGTTAAAGAAGTATATGATTGAAGAAAAACCTTTTCTAAATTCTTCGTTAACCATTCAGGATATTTCCAATAACATAGGAATTCCGGTTCGGGATTTGTCACTTCTCATCAACCATCAATTAGGACAGCATTTTTATGATTTTGTAAATACATACCGTATAGAGAATGCTATGGATATTTTAAAAGATACAACAAAAAGTAAGGTAACGATCCTTGAAATTCTATACGAAGTTGGTTTTAATTCAAAATCTTCTTTTAATACAGCCTTTAAAAAACATACAGGCAATACACCAACTAGTTATCGTAAAAATTTATAA
- a CDS encoding YdeI/OmpD-associated family protein yields the protein METTNKRKEIHIETRIEWREWLEKFHQDEQSVWVICNTQKSGLPVVGWSDLVDEALCFGWIDSTRKTIDEGSFKQLFSRRKPNSTWSRINKEKVERLINDELMKEAGHECIRIAKENGSWVILDSVEDLTVPEDLSEAFKAYTGSEEYFQSLSKSMKKMMLQWIVLAKRPETRKKRIDEIVEHAAQAKKPKHFL from the coding sequence ATGGAAACAACAAATAAAAGAAAAGAAATCCATATAGAAACAAGAATAGAATGGAGGGAATGGTTAGAGAAATTTCATCAGGATGAGCAATCAGTCTGGGTAATTTGCAATACCCAAAAATCCGGCTTACCTGTAGTGGGTTGGAGTGACCTGGTGGATGAGGCTCTTTGCTTCGGTTGGATAGACAGCACAAGAAAGACTATTGATGAAGGTTCTTTCAAACAATTATTCAGCAGACGTAAACCCAATAGTACATGGTCAAGAATCAATAAAGAAAAAGTAGAGAGGCTGATCAATGATGAACTGATGAAAGAAGCAGGCCATGAATGTATAAGAATTGCCAAGGAAAATGGTTCCTGGGTGATCCTTGATAGTGTGGAAGATCTTACAGTACCGGAAGATCTAAGCGAAGCTTTTAAGGCCTATACAGGTTCAGAAGAGTATTTCCAAAGCTTAAGCAAATCCATGAAAAAGATGATGCTTCAGTGGATTGTTCTTGCAAAACGTCCGGAAACCCGGAAGAAACGTATTGATGAAATCGTGGAACATGCTGCGCAGGCAAAGAAACCAAAACATTTTTTGTAA
- a CDS encoding phospholipase D-like domain-containing protein, translated as MYYKERQKYYFKIDTENSEGVEVFIGQNAGNQLNNDILNAQAEVLIISPYIDEVKLDDLLMLKNRNINVRLAFSDLRPEQYGSILRKLIHQNRVTDVKKKEKRESLKNLFFLSSIILFCLGIFALIYFGIHLVDDLTNSNNLVALLIAIASLYGFFRCWEKKTEVEKMEIYTYHYSENLNFKYIRNNRYDNKFLHSKIYIIDRKVAYLGSLNYTKSGFTSNFESRIRITQKEKVNELVRFVHDIFEDNMNLKKHELFYLGKQVYSEDMY; from the coding sequence GTGTATTATAAGGAAAGGCAAAAATATTATTTTAAAATTGATACTGAAAACAGTGAAGGAGTTGAAGTATTTATTGGACAAAATGCAGGCAATCAACTGAATAACGACATTCTGAATGCGCAGGCAGAAGTTCTCATCATTTCCCCCTATATTGATGAAGTAAAGCTGGATGATCTTCTGATGCTGAAGAACAGAAATATCAATGTGAGATTGGCATTCAGTGACCTGCGACCTGAGCAATACGGAAGTATATTACGAAAACTGATTCATCAGAACCGGGTCACCGATGTAAAGAAAAAAGAGAAAAGGGAAAGTCTGAAAAATCTTTTCTTTTTATCTTCTATTATTCTGTTTTGCCTGGGAATTTTTGCCCTCATTTATTTCGGGATTCATCTTGTTGATGATCTTACCAATTCCAATAATTTAGTTGCTCTTTTAATTGCTATCGCCTCTCTGTATGGATTTTTCAGATGCTGGGAAAAGAAAACAGAAGTTGAAAAAATGGAGATTTACACCTATCACTACTCTGAAAATTTGAATTTTAAATACATCAGAAATAACCGCTATGACAATAAGTTTCTGCACTCCAAGATTTACATAATCGATAGAAAAGTAGCCTATCTTGGATCACTGAACTACACAAAGAGCGGATTTACCTCCAATTTTGAGTCTCGTATAAGAATTACCCAAAAGGAAAAAGTAAATGAACTAGTCCGTTTTGTTCATGATATTTTTGAGGATAATATGAATTTAAAAAAACATGAGCTTTTCTATCTTGGAAAACAAGTCTACAGTGAGGATATGTATTAA
- a CDS encoding PKD domain-containing protein encodes MKINTFLLTMKNTTYFSRQHIFRWLLLCWLLVPWGLQAQSLTHITWDSQVGCQIYRGEKGDNNATAASEVDSGQCVRVCEGSTVKYTAHGSNISFVSWAPTGGTVQGTSGGTNLEATIVWGNAGAGSLQATVTFTNGTTEVQNICIEKINKPSASFELVNLKDRACKNTEIHFKNLSHANGGTDIVNYFWDFGDGTTSTAFEPSHTYTQAGGFSIALTVTNKCGCSETTYHKIEITEAPPIQISCASVVCEGSLAKYSVKNGCKGEWKVIGGTWQNTSENEIEVKWDNVDPEDGFGYVMYRSECGCPEWTTVKIPVILKLAKIKGEPVVCLGKQYNYSIPKWPTTNVDKWDVTGPGAGLLTYNQQRNEVLFTGTAPGTYTLTAEYTNTLLGCKGFAEKTIVVEEPVTISGGAEEICVGAPQTFTASPNVPVIWNITLNGGLVYTSPQPTTVPLSYPFLTAGNYGITAIKAGGACESNAIFIKVLPPPKPPKSISGESLICPGKPYVYSLLSTLPGVVPVWSVTNGTIQGSNSGNSITVVFNPGASSYTVSVVNKLESPAGCVSKAVIKTVKPIDLNVISINANPGPFCPSSNQMFSADLGGIVPDSMEWSFENPNFGSFISGQGSHIINVNINEVASNINTTNLKLKVVVCGQEKTISIPVSKLALPVVNFTNVGKICLGSNLTFSINQGIITSATGVTFTFANGQTHNATFDQYGNYSFPNNGYIQNNTGGNVSQIVTVTYNGTNGCAYKPTASASFIILPETIITISPVYNLEVCGDYPMQPYTLTANSSTGLTNTTGWQWFKDGVAQNGYTTNSYTLSGMGVAGTYQVRATDQNGCIVYSQEIHVTNACPPSGNCPAPPAFSFVPKWTGCNTISVSNVNFTTTPDEIQWVSNSVLTLVSPQGQPSATFQTNLAGAHIVSLRVRYGTCWYSASVEVKKHYEPKFNVGQTCNGNGYNVTLYNTSTVFDLGSNANAVEYRFSLPGQPDQVGQTATYNNLAPGTYTFTMKVSAPTLGYPECTITKTVTLAPVPNVTFALPAAACKGEMINLSPGSYTAGNIYTWYFDGTSFVTTQSATAVTFNTAGIKNVSFKVKTPQGCEYFSAVRTITIKEADLKGNLSPLNAIVCEGGSPVISFTAIGTAPSGYIWMNGAQEVIGAPNSMNFIPTESGNYWPILVSADGCKTSIMSVKSVGVAFKKPPYVNISGQSNACANNPIRLRGIVGDNTLEYRWLRNGVPLTTGWSATHPIVYNTSGLPAGTYTFRLEVRVPGTTDCIGSKDYVVTVSNPPASPVVTATQISCQPYRVKLTASGPANGEYNWSNGMSGQSITVEEGGMYKVIYTAPSGCKVYSQKDVPLSIESLMWVFPTGCYDYCRDKGRYILGPKGNFDYHQWELFGASIQNGTNTFINQLDLIYSPGTYRLRIDQNAPGLHCEYYSGTMNYYPGKNCGIETQCNFDVKIESFKWDGDHYNVHGTIYNAGSLPVMLDISSLNGYGTYFPSMITIPAGGTYDMNVNPLMFYPNANFPGGTDAILFFGQDDCKFVAEPQVIGKSISGKTGSTPSLTTASSLKLMPNPAKEIVKVSYNTGNEKLLATHIKVFDTMGNIKFQKELKAASGEVNVDISNWLQSTYIVIVQAGEKSLQGKLIKN; translated from the coding sequence ATGAAAATTAATACATTTTTATTAACCATGAAAAACACTACTTACTTTAGTAGGCAGCACATCTTCAGATGGCTCCTGCTATGTTGGCTCCTTGTACCTTGGGGGCTGCAAGCACAATCATTAACTCATATTACCTGGGATTCCCAGGTCGGATGTCAGATTTATCGGGGTGAAAAGGGAGATAACAATGCGACCGCTGCCTCAGAAGTTGATTCCGGCCAGTGTGTCCGTGTCTGTGAGGGCAGTACTGTAAAGTATACGGCTCACGGATCAAATATCTCTTTTGTCTCCTGGGCACCTACCGGAGGCACCGTACAGGGGACTTCAGGGGGAACTAATCTTGAAGCAACCATTGTATGGGGAAATGCAGGGGCAGGTTCTTTACAGGCAACGGTAACGTTTACTAATGGAACGACTGAAGTTCAAAACATCTGTATTGAGAAAATAAATAAACCTTCTGCATCATTTGAATTGGTGAATCTGAAGGATAGAGCATGTAAAAATACTGAGATTCACTTTAAGAATCTTTCTCATGCAAACGGAGGAACTGATATTGTTAACTATTTCTGGGATTTTGGGGATGGGACAACATCTACAGCTTTTGAACCCTCTCATACCTATACTCAGGCTGGTGGGTTTTCTATTGCTCTTACCGTAACCAATAAATGTGGTTGTTCAGAAACTACATACCATAAAATAGAAATTACAGAAGCACCACCAATCCAGATTAGCTGTGCTTCAGTTGTATGTGAGGGAAGTCTTGCAAAATACAGCGTGAAGAATGGCTGCAAAGGAGAATGGAAAGTGATTGGGGGAACATGGCAAAATACTTCCGAAAACGAAATTGAAGTAAAATGGGATAATGTAGATCCTGAAGATGGTTTCGGATATGTAATGTACAGATCTGAATGTGGCTGTCCAGAGTGGACAACTGTTAAGATTCCTGTGATTTTAAAATTAGCAAAAATTAAAGGAGAACCGGTAGTATGTTTAGGAAAACAATACAATTATTCGATTCCAAAATGGCCGACTACGAATGTAGACAAATGGGATGTAACAGGCCCGGGAGCTGGTCTTCTGACGTACAACCAACAGAGAAATGAAGTTCTTTTCACAGGAACAGCGCCTGGAACTTATACACTGACTGCTGAATACACCAATACTTTATTGGGATGTAAAGGATTTGCAGAGAAAACGATTGTTGTGGAAGAACCTGTAACCATCTCTGGTGGTGCAGAAGAAATCTGTGTAGGAGCTCCTCAGACATTTACCGCTTCTCCTAATGTTCCTGTTATTTGGAATATTACTTTAAACGGAGGGTTAGTATATACTTCGCCACAGCCAACAACGGTACCTCTTAGTTATCCTTTCTTAACAGCAGGAAACTATGGAATCACAGCAATTAAGGCAGGGGGAGCTTGTGAAAGTAATGCTATATTTATTAAGGTATTACCACCTCCAAAACCTCCAAAAAGTATTAGCGGAGAATCGTTAATATGTCCTGGAAAACCTTATGTGTACTCTTTATTGTCAACACTGCCAGGGGTAGTTCCTGTATGGAGTGTTACAAATGGTACGATCCAGGGAAGTAATTCAGGAAACTCTATAACGGTTGTATTTAATCCGGGAGCTTCTTCGTACACCGTATCGGTTGTCAATAAACTGGAAAGCCCGGCAGGATGTGTATCTAAAGCTGTTATAAAGACTGTAAAACCAATAGATCTCAATGTGATTTCTATCAATGCGAACCCTGGACCTTTCTGTCCAAGCAGTAACCAGATGTTTTCAGCAGATTTAGGAGGTATTGTTCCGGATTCTATGGAATGGAGCTTTGAGAACCCTAATTTCGGAAGTTTTATATCCGGACAGGGTAGTCATATCATTAACGTAAATATTAACGAAGTTGCTTCTAATATCAACACAACAAATCTTAAATTAAAGGTTGTAGTATGTGGACAGGAGAAGACAATCAGTATACCGGTAAGTAAGCTAGCTCTTCCGGTAGTAAACTTTACCAATGTTGGAAAGATCTGTTTAGGTTCAAATCTTACTTTCTCTATCAATCAGGGAATAATTACTTCTGCAACAGGTGTTACATTTACTTTTGCAAATGGACAGACTCATAATGCAACATTTGATCAGTATGGAAATTATAGTTTTCCAAATAATGGATATATTCAGAATAATACAGGAGGAAATGTTTCTCAGATAGTTACGGTAACGTATAACGGGACTAATGGGTGTGCTTACAAACCTACAGCAAGTGCAAGTTTCATTATCCTTCCTGAGACTATTATTACTATTTCACCGGTATACAATCTTGAAGTTTGTGGAGATTATCCTATGCAGCCTTATACCCTTACTGCAAATAGTTCTACAGGACTTACGAACACTACAGGCTGGCAGTGGTTCAAAGATGGAGTAGCACAGAACGGATATACAACCAATTCGTATACTTTATCAGGAATGGGGGTTGCCGGTACTTATCAGGTAAGAGCAACTGATCAGAATGGGTGTATTGTATATTCACAGGAGATCCATGTAACGAATGCGTGCCCACCATCAGGAAATTGCCCTGCACCTCCTGCGTTTTCTTTCGTTCCGAAATGGACAGGCTGTAACACAATCAGTGTAAGTAATGTGAATTTTACCACTACACCAGATGAGATTCAATGGGTGTCAAACAGTGTGCTTACCTTAGTGAGCCCTCAGGGACAGCCTTCAGCTACATTCCAGACTAATCTTGCAGGAGCACATATTGTTTCTCTTCGTGTTAGATATGGTACGTGTTGGTATTCTGCAAGTGTAGAAGTTAAAAAACATTATGAGCCTAAGTTTAATGTTGGTCAGACTTGTAATGGTAATGGGTATAATGTTACTTTATACAATACATCTACGGTATTTGATCTTGGATCTAATGCAAATGCTGTTGAATATAGGTTCAGTTTGCCAGGACAGCCAGATCAGGTTGGGCAGACAGCTACTTATAACAATCTAGCGCCAGGTACATATACCTTTACGATGAAGGTATCAGCACCTACATTAGGATATCCTGAATGTACCATCACAAAAACAGTTACATTAGCTCCTGTTCCTAATGTGACTTTTGCCCTTCCAGCGGCGGCATGTAAAGGGGAAATGATTAACCTTTCGCCTGGATCATATACAGCCGGAAATATCTATACATGGTATTTTGACGGAACCTCTTTTGTAACTACACAATCAGCTACTGCTGTTACATTTAATACTGCCGGAATAAAGAATGTGAGTTTCAAAGTGAAAACTCCGCAAGGATGTGAGTATTTCTCTGCTGTTCGTACAATTACGATAAAAGAGGCTGATCTTAAAGGAAATCTTTCACCTCTTAATGCTATTGTATGTGAAGGTGGTTCACCAGTAATTTCATTTACTGCAATTGGAACTGCTCCTTCTGGTTATATTTGGATGAATGGAGCTCAGGAAGTTATAGGAGCGCCAAATTCAATGAACTTTATCCCAACAGAATCTGGGAATTATTGGCCGATACTGGTTTCTGCAGATGGTTGTAAAACTAGTATTATGAGTGTTAAATCGGTAGGAGTAGCATTTAAAAAACCTCCTTATGTGAATATATCAGGACAGTCAAATGCTTGTGCTAATAACCCGATAAGACTTAGAGGAATTGTAGGTGATAATACTTTGGAATACAGATGGCTGAGAAATGGTGTTCCATTGACAACAGGTTGGTCTGCAACCCATCCAATTGTTTACAATACCAGTGGATTACCGGCAGGTACTTATACTTTTAGGTTAGAAGTTCGTGTACCGGGAACTACAGATTGTATAGGCTCTAAAGATTATGTTGTTACCGTAAGTAATCCTCCTGCATCACCTGTAGTGACAGCTACTCAGATAAGCTGCCAGCCATATAGAGTAAAGCTGACTGCATCAGGACCTGCTAATGGAGAATACAACTGGAGTAATGGTATGAGCGGACAATCAATTACTGTAGAAGAAGGAGGTATGTATAAAGTAATCTATACTGCTCCAAGCGGCTGTAAAGTATATAGTCAGAAAGATGTACCATTGAGTATTGAAAGTCTGATGTGGGTATTCCCTACAGGCTGCTATGATTATTGTAGAGATAAAGGCCGTTATATCTTAGGGCCAAAAGGTAATTTTGATTATCATCAATGGGAACTATTTGGGGCCAGTATACAAAATGGAACCAATACTTTCATCAATCAGCTTGATCTTATTTACTCACCGGGAACTTATAGATTAAGAATTGATCAGAATGCTCCAGGACTTCACTGTGAATATTATTCAGGAACAATGAATTACTATCCGGGTAAAAATTGCGGAATAGAAACGCAATGTAACTTTGATGTTAAGATTGAATCCTTCAAATGGGACGGAGATCATTATAATGTTCACGGAACCATATATAACGCAGGAAGCCTACCGGTAATGCTTGATATTTCAAGTCTTAACGGATATGGAACTTACTTCCCATCTATGATTACCATTCCGGCAGGAGGAACATATGATATGAATGTCAATCCATTGATGTTCTATCCAAATGCTAACTTCCCTGGAGGAACGGATGCCATCTTATTCTTTGGACAAGATGATTGTAAGTTTGTAGCTGAACCACAGGTTATAGGTAAGTCTATTTCAGGTAAAACAGGAAGTACGCCAAGTCTTACTACAGCTTCTTCGCTGAAGTTGATGCCGAATCCTGCAAAGGAAATAGTGAAAGTTTCCTATAATACAGGCAATGAGAAATTATTGGCAACACATATCAAGGTTTTTGATACTATGGGTAATATCAAATTCCAGAAAGAACTTAAAGCAGCTTCAGGAGAGGTTAATGTAGATATCTCAAACTGGTTGCAGAGTACTTATATTGTTATTGTACAGGCTGGAGAAAAGTCATTACAAGGCAAGTTGATTAAAAATTAA